Proteins from a single region of Hordeum vulgare subsp. vulgare chromosome 6H, MorexV3_pseudomolecules_assembly, whole genome shotgun sequence:
- the LOC123403861 gene encoding uncharacterized protein LOC123403861, which yields MSGSAGGGRRGWSPFDAIRSFPSNPESLMSQIDAAIASTEYSRACALLDPASASNSSRPPRGKGEKAEEEQEEASSAARAPPSPTPAAACHDARVADEAYRAACAALGAGRPDAAVRSLRAALASCPPEKAAAVAKVRSMLAIASAQLHRQQHQAQQQSGRK from the coding sequence ATGTCGGGCAGCGccggcggcgggcggcgaggCTGGAGCCCGTTCGACGCGATCCGCAGCTTCCCTTCGAACCCGGAGTCCCTCATGTCGCAGATCGACGCCGCCATCGCCTCCACGGAGTACTCCCGCGCCTGCGCCCTCCTCGATCCGGCCTCTGCCTCCAACTCCTCGCGGCCTCCGCGCGGCAAGGGagagaaggcggaggaggagcaggaggaggcgtCGTCCGCTGCACGGGCGCCTCCTAGTcctacccccgccgccgcctgccaCGACGCGAGGGTCGCGGACGAGGCGTACCGCGCGGCGTGCGCGGCGCTCGGGGCCGGGCGGCCGGACGCGGCCGTGCGGTCGCTGCGGGCGGCGCTGGCCAGCTGCCCGCCGGAGAAGGCCGCGGCGGTCGCCAAGGTGAGGTCGATGCTGGCCATCGCGTCCGCGCAGCTGCACAGGCAGCAGCaccaggctcagcagcagagcgGCAGGAAATGA